The Oncorhynchus tshawytscha isolate Ot180627B linkage group LG05, Otsh_v2.0, whole genome shotgun sequence genome includes a window with the following:
- the notch2 gene encoding LOW QUALITY PROTEIN: neurogenic locus notch homolog protein 2 (The sequence of the model RefSeq protein was modified relative to this genomic sequence to represent the inferred CDS: inserted 1 base in 1 codon), with translation MGQLPGFASDKVLVFVVSCIRLSLALQCLDAVKPCVNNATCATFTNGTGYCRCAAGFLGEYCHHKDPCHPGYCLNGGNCSVAVSGIPGSPTCSCPLGYTGQHCQTPQNSTCYPNNPCANRGVCTLLSLDKYKCQCAHGWTGIRCEHVDTCLPGPCANGGTCSSLSVGKFSCTCPPGYWGPRCLNDTDECAASAPVCQNQGACVNTPGSYRCNCAPGFTGRHCETPYIPCAPSPCLNGGTCRQTSETSYWCHCLPGFNGTNCDNNIDDCPDHHCGNGGTCMDGVNTYNCKCPPEWTGQSCTEDVDECRLQPNTCQNGGTCSNIQGSYTCVCVNGWSGLDCSENIDDCATAACTKGSTCIDRVASFLCVCPYGKTGLLCHVNDACISSPCRDGAQCDTNPINGMFNCNCAPGYKGSTCNDDINECIIGPNPCEHGGLCVNTDGSFTCNCARGYGGPRCETDINECVSSPCQNDGTCLDRIGDYSCICMEGFEGTHCEIDINECASSPCLNQGICLDQVKRYVCQCPLGFSGEMCQIDIDECSSTPCLNGAKCIDRPNGYECECAEGFYGPLCKENIDDCDPEPCHHGVCRDGIATFSCDCDPGYTGSICNIQVMECHSLPCQNRGRCIDLVNKYQCNCLPGTSGVNCEINVDDCASNPCEYGECQDGINEYKCVCAPGYTGAKCDVDINECNSSPCMSGGTCVDKVNGFICQCPPGTHGPLCHSGTDHCAPRPCVHGDCVEQQSGYHCECESGWVGQHCDQEKDECQSSPCQHSGSCVDRLNGYSCQCRPGFTGVNCEVNIEECASSPCENHGTCVDGVNSYTCLCAAPYSGKHCEEELVPCASHPCERGGVCQPTPDYTFYTCRCPSGWQGPRCTEDVDECRKNPCQNSARCINSQGSYVCKCQPGYSGLNCQTNIDDCSPNPCLNGGSCVDGVGRFSCDCRPGFDGERCEAEMDECASQPCRNGAVCRDYVNSFVCECRPGFDGILCEHNIPECTESSCLNNGTCVDDINTFSCRCRPGFYGTFCQYEQNECDSQPCKNGGTCTDGLGSYRCTCPVGYNGQNCQNFVNLCSQPLCRNGGSCSQSQTTWSCHCPVGWTGLYCDVPNMSCQDYAARNGIPVEMVCKHMGRCVNVGNAHQCQCQPGYTGSYCDKTVDECQSNPCRNGATCMDYQGTYECMCKDGYQGVNCEYDVDECHSNPCRHGGTCINLINRFSCACPPGTHGVQCEVNMDDCAPKPGSWGPRCLNGGQCMDGVGRYTCSCPPGFAGEHCEGDVNECLSGPCHSPGSLDCVQLANDYQCRCRLGYTGRLCESMVDLCQSKPCHNSGTCSMNMSSVHGYSCTCQPSFTGFNCGEVEGYNCAQLRCQNGGHCQDSQGGHLHCRCQPGFSGSRCETVHSCQNRPCLNGGTCMKDPHNPYQYSCRCPAHFSGRHCENGIFDQSPRTPSCPYVECEQRSGDKVCDPQCNNHECQWDGGDCSLHWRRPWVNCTASVPCWELFRNGRCDHECDNSGCLFDSFECQESTKSYCKYDDYCADHYANKICDKSCNTEACGWDGLDCSEDTPAKVVDGTLVIVVLLQPEELLGDVRGFLRSLGTLLHTNLRVKMDAQQKLMVYPYYGLEHDNAIEGQSATMKRRGKRELDKEVIGSKVYLEIDNRECAESSMDCFSSTELAASFIAAEYLKSALPYPVVSVDSDHMDPQKPPFMLYLAVGAAVIILLILVLGVLAAKRKRKHGILWLPDGFLAKKDDKRREPLGQDDFGMKNFKTQDGGMMDGGQRWMEEEAPPKKPRTEDKPLLPLGVDGGVDRREWTLQHHKAADISLTPPQADLEADCLDVNVKGPDGFTPLMLASLRNGGASDCGLQAEEEEESGGDEPGPNVISDLITQGATLIAQTDRTGETALHLAARYARADAAKRLLDAGADANAHDNMGRTPLHAAVAADAQGVFQILIRNRATELDARMNDGTTPLILAARLAVEGMVEELVHCHADINAVDDHGKSALHWAAAVNNVEATLVLLKNGANRDMQDNKEETPLFLAAREGSFEAAQVLLDHYSNRDITDHLDRLPRDTAQERMHHDIVRLLDQYNLVHSPHNGPNHMGGGVGHSLVCGGNGAGYMGMRPGPQGKKSRRGGVKVGGPGGGTAKELKDMKAKRRKKPTGGEGPAVGAVGGASGNGTKAAGGLSESSVTMSPVDSLESPHSYTGDAAVASNTANSPPLLSSPSSRPLLPPVSHMLGQQQSWLGLKHGYGGHMFSLLPQQMGNGHSGISQHHGQGLLTPMNVTMSREQLPPIVTFQMMAPGGGQSLLKQPQPGQVQSQGQNQGQPRSQQGPTHLHCTQGMMYQMPGVGLQQSLSHSLPHSHGLAHSHGMVHDGQSRQQLPPYQAIQSPVDKYPTPPSQHSYATAGSEGTTPGHPAHPPSEHPYLTPSPESPDPWSSSXPHSNSDWSDVTTSPTPLGNPHALPPPRHTHIPEQPQSQQTQQNPQQPQHGNMQVFV, from the exons CTCTTCAGTGTCTGGATGCTGTTAAGCCGTGTGTGAACAATGCTACGTGTGCCACCTTCACCAACGGGACAGGGTACTGCAG GTGTGCCGCAGGCTTCCTGGGTGAGTACTGCCATCACAAAGACCCGTGTCATCCTGGTTACTGTCTGAATGGAGGGAACTGCTCAGTGGCTGTGTCGGGCATCCCGGGCAGCCCCACCTGCTCCTGTCCCCTGGGTTACACCGGGCAGCACTGTCAGACCCCCCAGAACTCCACCTGCTATCCCAACAACCCTTGTGCCAACAGAGGAGTCTGCACCTTGCTCTCCCTCGACAAGTACAAGTGCCAGTGTGCTCACGGATGGACAG GCATACGATGTGAGCATGTGGACACCTGTCTACCAGGACCCTGTGCTAACGGAGGCACCTGCAGCTCTCTGTCCGTGGGCAAGTTCAGCTGTACCTGTCCTCCAGGCTACTGGGGTCCTCGCTGCCTCAACGACACTGACGAGTGTGCTGCCTCCGCCCCGGTGTGTCAGAACCAAGGGGCGTGTGTCAACACCCCCGGCTCCTACAGGTGTAACTGCGCCCCCGGGTTCACCGGCCGCCACTGTGAGACCCCCTACATCCCCTGCGCCCCCTCGCCCTGCCTCAATGGGGGCACGTGTCGCCAGACTTCTGAGACCAGCTACTGGTGCCACTGCCTGCCAg GTTTCAATGGGACTAACtgtgacaacaacattgacgactGCCCCGACCATCACTGCGGAAATGGAGGGACCTGCATGGATGGCGTCAATACCTACAATTGCAAATGTCCCCCGGAATGGACTG GTCAGTCCTGTACAGAGGATGTGGATGAGTGTCGCCTGCAGCCCAACACGTGTCAGAACGGAGGGACCTGCAGCAACATCCAGGGCAgctacacctgtgtgtgtgtcaacggCTGGAGTGGCCTGGACTGCTCTGAGAACATAGATGACTGTGCTACGGCTGCCTGCACCAAGGGCTCCACCTGTATCGACCGTGTGGCATCCTTCCTCTGTGTCTGCCCCTACGGAAAGACAG GTTTGCTGTGCCACGTGAACGATGCCTGCATCAGTAGCCCGTGCAGGGACGGGGCACAGTGCGACACCAACCCCATCAACGGCATGTTCAACTGCAACTGTGCCCCAGGCTACAAGGGAAGCACCTGCAATGACGACATCAACGAGTGCATCATTG GTCCAAACCCCTGTGAGCATGGAGGATTGTGTGTGAACACGGATGGCTCGTTCACATGTAACTGTGCAAGAGGTTATGGTGGGCCGCGCTGTGAGACAGACATCAATGAGTGTGTCTCCAGCCCCTGCCAGAACGACGGCACCTGTCTGGACCGCATAGGAGACTACAGCTGCATCTGTATGGAAG gaTTTGAGGGAACACACTGTGAGATTGACATCAACGAGTGTGCCAGCTCTCCATGTCTGAACCAAGGGATCTGTCTGGATCAAGTCAAACGCTACGTCTGCCAGTGCCCTCTAG GATTCAGTGGGGAGATGTGTCAGATCGACATTGACGAGTGTTCCAGCACGCCCTGCCTCAACGGGGCCAAGTGTATCGACCGACCCAACGGATACGAGTGTGAATGTGCTGAAG GCTTCTATGGGCCACTGTGTAAAGAGAACATAGATGACTGTGACCCGGAGCCCTGCCACCATGGTGTGTGTCGTGATGGCATCGCCACCTTCTCCTGTGACTGCGACCCGGGCTACACCGGCTCCATATGTAACATCCAGGTCATGGAGTGCCACAGCCTCCCCTGCCAGAACCGCGGACGCTGCATCGACCTGGTCAACAAGTACCAGTGCAACTGTCTGCCTGGCACCTCAG GGGTGAACTGTGAGATCAATGTTGATGACTGCGCCAGTAACCCCTGTGAGTATGGAGAGTGCCAGGATGGGATCAACGAGTACAAGTGTGTCTGTGCTCCAGGgtacacag GTGCAAAATGTGACGTGGACATCAATGAGTGTAATTCCAGCCCGTGTATGAGTGGGGGCACATGTGTAGACAAGGTGAACGGCTTCATCTGCCAGTGCCCCCCTGGCACCCACGGCCCCCTGTGCCACTCTGGCACTGACCACTGTGCCCCCCGGCCCTGTGTACACGGAGACTGTGTAGAGCAGCAGAGCGG GTACCATTGTGAGTGTGAGTCTGGCTGGGTGGGGCAACACTGTGACCAGGAGAAGGATGAGTGCCAGTCCAGCCCCTGCCAGCACAGTGGCAGCTGTGTGGACAGACTCAATGGATACTCCTGCCAGTGTCGCCCCGGATTCACAG GTGTGAATTGCGAGGTCAACATAGAGGAGTGTGCATCAAGCCCGTGTGAGAACCATGGTACCTGTGTGGACGGAGTCAACAGCTACACCTGCCTGTGTGCCGCTCCGTACTCAG GAAAACACTGTGAGGAGGAGTTGGTTCCCTGTGCGTCTCATCCATGTGAGCGGGGAGGTGTGTGTCAGCCAACCCCAGACTACACCTTTTACACCTGTAGATGTCCCAGCGGCTGGCAAG GCCCTCGTTGCACTGAGGATGTGGATGAGTGCAGGAAGAACCCGTGTCAGAACAGCGCCCGTTGCATCAACAGCCAGGGCAGCTACGTGTGCAAGTGTCAGCCAGGCTACAGCGGTCTCAACTGCCAAACCAACATCGATGACTGCTCCCCCA acCCGTGTCTGAACGGCGGTTCCTGTGTGGATGGAGTGGGACGGTTCTCCTGTGACTGCCGGCCAGGGTTTGATGGGGAGCGCTGTGAGGCAGAGATGGATGAGTGTGCCAGTCAGCCGTGCCGGAACGGAGCCGTGTGCCGGGACTACGTCAACAGCTTCGTCTGCGAGTGCCGGCCAGGTTTTGACGGAATCCTATGTGAACACAACATCCCAGAATGCACTGAGAG TTCCTGTCTGAATAATGGGACCTGTGTTGACGACATCAACACCTTCTCGTGTCGTTGTCGTCCTGGTTTCTACGGGACCTTCTGTCAGTATGAGCAGAATGAGTGTGACTCTCAGCCCTGTAAGAACGGAGGGACCTGTACAGACGGCCTAGGATCCTACCGTTGCACCTGCCCTGTGGGCTACAACGGGCAGAACtgccag AACTTTGTGAACTTGTGTAGCCAGCCACTGTGCAGGAACGGAGGGTCCTGTTCCCAGTCACAGACCACCTGGTCATGTCACTGTCCTGTGGGCTGGACTGGTCTGTACTGTGATGTTCCCAACATGTCCTGTCAGGACTATGCTGCTCGGAATG gtattcCAGTGGAGATGGTGTGTAAGCACATGGGTCGCTGTGTGAACGTCGGTAATGCCCACCAGTGTCAGTGCCAGCCTGGCTACACAGGCAGCTACTGTGACAAGACTGTGGACGAGTGCCAGTCTAACCCCTGCCGCAACGGAGCCACCTGCATGGACTACCAGGGCACATATGAGTGTAtg TGCAAGGATGGCTATCAGGGGGTGAACTGTGAGTATGACGTAGATGAATGTCACTCTAACCCTTGTCGTCATGGAGGAACCTGCATCAACCTCATCAACCGCTTCTCCTGCGCCTGCCCACCTGgtacacatg gtgTTCAGTGTGAGGTGAACATGGACGACTGTGCTCCCAAGCCTGGCTCCTGGGGGCCTCGCTGTCTGAACGGGGGCCAGTGTATGGATGGGGTGGGCCGCTACACCTGCTCCTGCCCCCCTGGCTTCGCTGGGGAACACTGTGAGGGGGACGTCAACGAGTGTCTCTCTGGACCCTGTCACTCTCCTGGCAGCCTGGACTGTGTGCAGCTGGCCAACGACTACCAGTGCCGCTGTCGCCTGGGCTACACCG GACGCCTCTGTGAGTCCATGGTGGATCTGTGCCAGTCTAAGCCGTGCCATAACAGTGGCACCTGTTCCATGAACATGAGCTCAGTGCATGGATACTCATGCACCTGTCAACCA AGTTTCACTGGCTTCAactgtggagaggtagagggctaCAACTGTGCCCAGCTGCGTTGTCAAAACGGCGGGCACTGCCAGGATTCTCAGGGTGGTCATCTGCACTGCCGTTGCCAGCCAGGCTTCAGTGGATCGCGCTGCGAGACCGTGCACAGCTGCCAGAACCGACCCTGTTTGAATGGAGGCACCTGTATGAAGGACCCACACAACCCATACCAGTACAGCTGTCGCTGCCCAGCCCACTTCTCAGGCAGGCACTGTGAGAATGGCATCTTCGACCAGTCCCCCCGCACCCCCTCCTGCCCTTATGTAGAGTGTGAGCAGCGGTCCGGGGATAAGGTGTGTGACCCGCAGTGCAACAACCATGAGTGCCAGTGGGACGGAGGGGACTGTTCTCTACATTGGCGCCGGCCATGGGTCAACTGCACCGCCTCCGTGCCCTGCTGGGAGCTGTTCCGCAACGGCCGCTGTGACCACGAGTGTGACAACTCTGGCTGCCTCTTCGACAGCTTTGAGTGTCAAGAGAGCACAAAGTCCTACTGCAA GTATGATGACTACTGTGCGGATCACTATGCCAACAAGATCTGTGACAAGAGCTGTAACACAGAGGCATGTGGCTGGGATGGCCTGGACTGCTCTGAGGACACCCCTGCTAAGGTGGTTGATGGCACTCTGGTGATCGTAGTGTTACTGCAGCCTGAGGAGCTGCTGGGAGACGTGAGAGGCTTCCTGCGCTCCCTGGGAACCCTGCTGCACACCAACCTCCGTGTTAAGATGGACGCCCAGCAGAAACTCATGGTGTATCCTTACTATGGCCTGGAGCACGACAACGCCATTGAAGGACAGTCTGCTACAATGAAACGTAGAGGCAAACGGGAGCTGGACAAGGAGGTTATCGG GTCTAAGGTTTACCTGGAGATCGATAACCGAGAGTGTGCTGAGAGCTCCATGGACTGTTTCTCCAGCACAGAGCTGGCTGCATCCTTCATCGCTGCAGAGTACCTGAAGTCTGCGCTGCCCTACCCTGTGGTCTCTGTCGACA GTGACCATATGGACCCCCAGAAGCCCCCCTTCATGCTGTACCTGGCTGTGGGAGCAGCTGTCATCATCCTGCTCATCCTGGTGCTGGGTGTGCTGGCCGCCAAGAGGAAACGCAAACACGGCATCCTCTGGCTCCCCGATGGCTTCCTGGCCAAGAAAGACGACAAGAGGAGAGAGCCCCTGGGCCAGGACGACTTCGGCATGAA gaACTTCAAGAcccaggatggagggatgatggacGGAGGCCAGAGATGGATGGAAGAGGAGGCCCCGCCCAAGAAACCAAGG acTGAGGACAAGCCCCTGCTGCCACTGGGTgtggatggaggagtggaccGACGGGAGTGGACTTTACAGCACCACAAGGCTGCTGacatctctctcactccaccaCAGGCTGATCTGGAAGCAGACTGCCTTGATGTCAATGTCAAAGGACCAG ATGGCTTTACCCCCCTGATGCTGGCTTCTCTACGAAACGGAGGGGCGTCTGATTGCggcctgcaggcagaggaggaagaggagagtgggggagatgAGCCGGGACCCAACGTCATCTCAGACCTTATCACCCAGGGTGCAACACTCATAGCCCAGACAGATCGCACCGGGGAGACGGCACTCCACCTGGCTGCTCGCTACGCCCGGGCCGATGCCGCCAAAAGGCTGCTGGATGCCGGGGCAGATGCCAATGCTCACGACAACATGGGTCGCACACCTCTCCACGCTGCTGTGGCAGCCGATGCCCAGGGAGTGTTCCAG ATCCTGATCCGTAACCGGGCCACCGAGTTGGATGCCAGGATGAACGATGGCACCACACCTCTGATCCTGGCTGCCAGGCTGGCTGTGGAGGGCATGGTGGAGGAACTGGTCCACTGCCATGCGGACATCAATGCTGTCGACGACCACG gtAAGTCTGCTCTGCACTGGGCAGCTGCTGTCAACAATGTGGAGGCCACCCTAGTGCTGCTGAAGAATGGAGCCAACAGAGACATGCAGGACAACAAG GAGGAGACCCCATTGTTCCTGGCAGCCAGGGAGGGTAGTTTTGAGGCGGCCCAGGTTCTGCTGGACCACTACTCTAATAGGGACATCACAGACCACCTGGACCGGCTGCCCCGTGACACCGCACAGGAGCGCATGCACCATGACATTGTTCGTCTGCTCGATCAGTACAACCTGGTCCACAGCCCTCACAACGGCCCCAACCACATGGGCGGGGGAGTGGGACACTCCCTGGTCTGTGGGGGCAACGGAGCGGGCTACATGGGCATGCGGCCCGGGCCCCAGGGCAAGAAGAGCAGGCGGGGCGGGGTGAAGGTTGGAGGTCCTGGCGGAGGTACAGCCAAAGAGCTGAAAGACATGAAGGCTAAGCGGAGGAAGAAGCCAACAGGAGGAGAAGGGCCTGCAGTGGGAGCTGTTGGAGGAGCCAGTGGAAACGGCACTAAAGCTGCAGGAGGGCTGTCAGAGAGCTCAGTCACCATGTCTCCTGTGGACTCCCTGGAGTCTCCACACTCGTACACAGGAGATGCTGCCGTGGCATCCAACACGGccaactctcctcctctcctgagcAGCCCCTCCTCTAGGCCCCTGCTGCCTCCCGTCAGCCACATGCTGGGTCAACAGCAGAGCTGGCTGGGTTTGAAGCATGGATACGGCGGCCACATGTTCAGCCTCCTTCCCCAGCAGATGGGTAACGGCCATTCTGGTATTTCCCAGCACCACGGCCAAGGCCTGCTCACACCCATGAATGTCACCATGAGCCGAGAGCAACTGCCTCCCATCGTTACCTTCCAGATGATGGCACCGGGGGGCGGGCAGTCCCTGCTGAAGCAGCCCCAGCCTGGGCAGGTGCAGTCACAGGGGCAAAACCAGGGCCAGCCCCGCTCTCAGCAGGGCCCTACTCACCTGCACTGCACCCAGGGCATGATGTACCAGATGCCCGGCGTGGGCCTCCAGCAGAGCCTGTCCCACAGCCTTCCCCACTCTCACGGCCTGGCCCACAGCCACGGCATGGTGCATGACGGCCAGTCCCGCCAGCAGCTCCCTCCATATCAGGCTATCCAGAGCCCCGTGGATAAgtaccccacccctccctctcagcaCAGCTACGCCACCGCTGGCTCGGAGGGCACCACCCCGGGGCACCCGGCTCACCCGCCCAGTGAGCACCCGTACCTCACCCCCTCCCCCGAGTCCCCTGACCCCTGGTCCTCTT TCCCCCACTCCAACTCAGACTGGTCTGACGTCACCACCAGCCCCACCCCCCTGGGGAACCCCCATGCACTGCCACCTCCCCGCCACACACATATTCCGGAGCAGCCACAGTCCCAGCAGACGCAACAGAACCCCCAGCAGCCTCAGCATGGCAACATGCAGGTGTTTGTATAG